One Melanotaenia boesemani isolate fMelBoe1 chromosome 8, fMelBoe1.pri, whole genome shotgun sequence DNA segment encodes these proteins:
- the fam131a gene encoding protein FAM131A has translation MIPKSGKSPADSRKGVGIHEFAALARSSLNGISQAVRDHVTKPTSLAQGRVAHLIEWKGWPKPAAAPPGTQSQFNSYCHLTEGEKEARFAAGVAEQFAIAEAKLRAWASLDDDDEEVFNDEDSHMNGQTNTVSSQGSESAMPNPFSGEQWQPETQGLEAPSSDCPMGSNNSSLLCDRPSTCNDLHSSQTNSPTLPSDCMSPFLEEEEEQERLDGLEEQMVPLQEQHSEVCIHSKPEWRPRGRSSRFDSCYSTSHSESPGEEDEEDEEEEGSVFHDVRVWHCSPRGFFSDRASSGVASFDEEEREGIEEEKKEEKEYLM, from the exons ATGATTCCAAAGTCAGGAAAATCTCCAGCTGACTCACGGAAAGGTGTAGGCATCCATGAGTTTGCAGCACTGGCCAGATCCTCCTTAAATG GCATCTCTCAGGCAGTGAGGGACCATGTGACAAAGCCCACTTCGCTTGCTCAGGGCCGGGTCGCCCACCTGATAGAGTGGAAAGGTTGGCCAAAACctgcagctgctccaccaggcaCCCAGTCACAGTTTAACTCCTACTGCCATCTGACTGAAGGGGAAAAGGAGGCTCGGTTTGCTGCAG GTGTGGCTGAGCAGTTTGCCATTGCTGAGGCTAAACTGCGTGCCTGGGCGTCTCTGGATGATGATGACGAGGAAGTTTTCAATGATGAAGACTCCCACATGAATGGACAGACTAATACCGTGTCCAGCCAGGGCTCAG AGTCCGCCATGCCTAATCCTTTCAGCGGAGAGCAATGGCAGCCTGAGACGCAAGGCCTTGAAGCACCATCCTCCGACTGTCCTATGGGCTCAAACAACAGCAGTCTGCTCTGCGATAGGCCTTCAACTTGCAATGACCTACATTCATCCCAGACCAACTCGCCTACTTTACCCAGCGACTGCATGAGTCCATttctggaggaagaggaagagcaggagaggCTGGATGGTCTTGAGGAGCAGATGGTTCCTTTGCAGGAACAGCACAGTGAGGTCTGCATCCACAGCAAGCCAGAGTGGAGACCTCGAGGCAGGAGCAGCAGGTTTGACTCCTGCTACTCCACCTCTCATTCAGAGTCtcctggagaggaggatgaagaggatgaggaggaagaaggcAGCGTGTTTCACGACGTTCGGGTTTGGCACTGCAGCCCTAGGGGCTTCTTCTCTGACCGGGCATCCTCCGGAGTGGCATCGTTCGATGAAGAGGAGAGAGAAGGGatagaggaggagaagaaggaggagaaagagTATTTGATGTGA